The genomic window GGCCCGCGAGGGTGATGTTGCCAGAGCCGCCGGTGGCGTTCACATTGGTCTGGATGATGAGATTGCCGCAGCCCCGGTCCAGCCAGCAGGAGATGTCCGAGGCGCGCAGGGTATTGGCCTGGGCGGGACTGGTGATGGTATTTCCTACCACGCAATCAGAGATCAAAATATCATTCGGGTCCAGCAGCAGGCTGCCCGCCTTTCCCTGCGGGGCGCTGAGGTCCACGCTGCCGGTGAGGGACTCCAGCACCAGCGCCTGCTTGCCTGAAAGCTCCGCCTGGCCGCCGTCTCCGCCTGTGAGGCCGCCGCGTGCCTGCAGGCTGCCGGCAAAACTGAGCTGCCCGCTGGCAAAGGCCACCACCGTGCCGCCATCTCCGCTGCGGGTGGCATTGGCAGATAGCACCGCACCAGACTGGATCTGCGCCTGGGTGGAATTGACCATGCTGGCATCCAGCCCCTGCACGCCGCCTCCGGCGAAGATGCTGCCGCCGCCCGTGGCACCGTCTGCCTGAATGAGCGCGCTGCCGCCGAGTGTGAGGGATTCTCCGCCCAGCCGGATGACGCCACCCGAACCTCCCGTACTGCTGGCGCTGATGCTTCCCTCGATGACCGTGCTCATCGTGCCTGCCGTGGTGCCGATGCTGATCTCGCCGCCTGCGGTTTCGCCGTCCGCATTCACCACGATGGCGCGGCGCACGGTGATCTCTCCGCCTTCCACATCGATGCGGCCTCCGCTGCCGGTGCGGCTGCTCACATCCACACGCCCGCCCAGGTCCACGCTGCCGCCGCTGCCTGCTCGCACACGGATCTGCCCGCCGCTGCCGGAGGCGCTGCGTGCCACCAGACTGCCGGTGTTTTGGATGCGCCCGCCATCCGCACTCAGCAGGATGCGCCCGCCCTGGCGTGTCACCCCCGTGGCGGCGATGCGGCCGGTGTTTTGAATAGCCAGCGCATAGACATTGCCGCCATGCGCCTTCAGCTCGGCCACGTTGGCCTGGATGAGGCCGGTGTTGCTCACGCCGGTGCCGCGCTGGGGGCCTGCGGCATTGCGCACGATCACGCGCTCGTCTCCCACAGGCTGGATGAGCACATCCGTGCCTGCGGCCAGGCCCACGGTGCCATTCGGCGCGCGGATGCTGCCGGAGTTGTTCACCTGAAAGCCGATGAGAAACACATCGCCCGTGGAGGCGCGGATGGCCCCGGCATTGCTCACGGCGGCGGTGCTGCTGCCCTGGTAGGTCATGGCACCTCCTGCCATGAAGTCGTGGTTGCTCAGATTCAGCGTGGAGGCGGTGAGGCCCGCCACATCCACCACCGCGCCCTGGCCGAAGACGATGCCGCTGGCATTGATGAGATAGAGCTGCCCGTTGGAGGTCAGCGTGCCGTCCAGCAGGGAGGGGCCTGCATCCAGCACACGGTTCAGCGTGGCGGAGGTGGCGCTGGGCAGGATGAACTGCGTGCGCTCCCCGCTGCCGATGGAGAAGCTGCTCCAGTTGATCACCGCGCGGTCGCTCTGCTGCTGGATCGTGGTCAGGCCGGGCACGCTGGCCTCGATGGTGGCACCGCCCTGCACCACCACACCGCCGGTCGGATTCGCCCGCGATGAAATTTCCAAGACGCTGAACAAAAGCCATAACGACACGCCCCGAAAAAGGGCGAGCGCCATCCTGGTGCTGGGAGATCCCGGTGCCATCCGCGTGTGTTATTGCTTCTTCGGGGCAGGGGGTGTGGAGGCGGCATCCAGCGGCACGATGACGACCTCGCCATCCTTCGTCTGCACGTAGCCTTTGCCGTTTTCCACGGACACGGAGTAAAACGCGCCCTTGGCCACGGCGGTGCCGCTGGGCGTCTTGATCTTAAAGTCCATCTTGCCGGAGGTCTCCGGCTTTACCAGCGCGCCGATGGTGCCGTTCTTCAGGTCCAGAAGCACGCGGGGCTCTTCCTTGGACTCCACGATCTCCGCCACCACGGCCTCGGCATTGGCCCCCAGGCGGATGGCGCTGGTGGTCGTCATGGTGATGGTGGCGCTGGAGTCCGCGCCCGTCTTGAGGGTGCTGCCCACGGCGATGATGTCTCCCTCCTTCAGCGGGTGCGCGGCCTGGCCTGCGGGCGTCTCGGTGGCGCTGCCTGTCACGGCGTTCACCTTGCCCATCTGCGGCTGCTGCTTCTTCACATTGGCGGGGGTCACATCCACCTTGCCATGCTCCACTTTCACAAAGCCTTTCCCGTCCTCCACCGCCACGGCAAACATGGTGCCGCGTGCCGCAGCGATGCCGCTGGGCGTCTTCACTTTAAAATCCATCGTGGACTGC from Prosthecobacter vanneervenii includes these protein-coding regions:
- a CDS encoding FecR family protein gives rise to the protein MKYLIVIVFLALGGMGVAMAAGEAASTGTVSVAVGKVTLLPMGGAAETPLKVGDAVPVGSTVKTGAASRAVIKTTKQSAVRIAENSQAVFMDLVDSDTAPKVLVDLKSGSLGALIQPQAQSTMDFKVKTPSGIAAARGTMFAVAVEDGKGFVKVEHGKVDVTPANVKKQQPQMGKVNAVTGSATETPAGQAAHPLKEGDIIAVGSTLKTGADSSATITMTTTSAIRLGANAEAVVAEIVESKEEPRVLLDLKNGTIGALVKPETSGKMDFKIKTPSGTAVAKGAFYSVSVENGKGYVQTKDGEVVIVPLDAASTPPAPKKQ